The genomic window AACCAGGCTCGTGGCCCGCCGTGGCATAGCGGAACGTGTGGTCTTTTGAATTGTACACCCCGTAAACCATGGTAATAAACATACTGGGATCGACGTTGCGCTCCACCACCGCATTCAGATTGCGCAACACTTCGGCCGGCCCTGGCGGATTGTGGACCAATACATCCATGGCGTACTTGATCATCGACATGCATAAGGCTGCGGGAATCCCTTTACCAATGATGTCAGATAGAGCGATTCCGACTTTCCCTTCCCCGTGATCGACGAAGTTGTAGTAGTCACCGCTCATTTTGTTGGCCGCAATACTGACGGCCCCGATTTCAGTACCTGGCAACTGGGGAGTAGAACGGGGGAGCAAGGTTTGCTGCATGCCGACGGCCACTTCGATCTCATACTCCAGTTCCCGTTGGCGGTCAATCAGTGATTCATGCTCTTTATATGCGATGCCGTAACCGATCATGATCTCGATCAATAGATCGAACATGTCTATTACGACGGGCGGGACATCGGGGAGCATCTTTTTCACGGCGGCGGCGTGCATACTGATGATCTCCTCCGGGGGAATGCGCTGCTCCATCATCCACTTGCTCAACTGTTGGGCAGCGTAGAGATGGTCCTCACGCTTCTCCCGCGAATAGGAACTTAGCAATTCCTCATATTGGCGTTTCAAATGCTCATCCATAGTGTCACCTCGTCCCGTTGTACGTCCGCCTTTGACTTACGCTCATGATCTATCCGGGACCAGCTGCCCAGTTCACTTATGAGTGGTTACCACTCTATTCAGCTCAACTGCATTGTATCCCGATTCCCGTGTTCTTTC from Polycladomyces subterraneus includes these protein-coding regions:
- a CDS encoding PP2C family protein-serine/threonine phosphatase, with product MDEHLKRQYEELLSSYSREKREDHLYAAQQLSKWMMEQRIPPEEIISMHAAAVKKMLPDVPPVVIDMFDLLIEIMIGYGIAYKEHESLIDRQRELEYEIEVAVGMQQTLLPRSTPQLPGTEIGAVSIAANKMSGDYYNFVDHGEGKVGIALSDIIGKGIPAALCMSMIKYAMDVLVHNPPGPAEVLRNLNAVVERNVDPSMFITMVYGVYNSKDHTFRYATAGHEPGLLYRAEEGTFHDLKSRGLVLGVSRDTTYQEFQVQLKPGDAIILFSDGVTECRIDGQFLGRKRFQEIILKYLDRPAQEAVESIYQHIYELANYKLKDDQTILLIRPKPLSDG